A region from the Drosophila ananassae strain 14024-0371.13 chromosome 2L, ASM1763931v2, whole genome shotgun sequence genome encodes:
- the LOC6499949 gene encoding mucin-2, producing MLFQSSKWALFSWLIVLAQHGGQADILDPVCPSGYRYIDGMCHSSCPSGQYLHTNGNCYPQTSLKCLDGYFLNTDGQCYRTNPLPCPFETTTTTTEPTTTTTEPTTTTTTTEPTTTTTTTTTEPTTTTTTTELPVLPPSEIVQCPPGSILYERECRKIVCAEGENYQGRCISPVCPPGTVWRGGRCQEPGYLTTILEIDNVIHNQHEYNVVTENINRVDYVTQPPYQPDEDNSIEYPPENIVKSTTTSRPWVYPSIVTTTEKSSSGEAFPGRIPPPGCCLVMSPRVCIDYTPNWVCSSRPLKLCDPRVCQTPWVYLKPPTTVQSTKNGRKMVVMPPNPPIRGCSTPECKESEILDCSGCNDNVLEKCSRGCYNYYCPSGTCGFMNSETYCGYYPGGFGCNEDDGCIWDWCKEKCY from the exons ATGTTGTTCCAATCTTCGAAGTGGGCTCTCTTTTCGTGGCTAATCGTTCTAGCCCAGCACGGTGGCCAGGCTGATATATTG GACCCGGTCTGTCCTTCGGGTTATAGGTACATCGACGGCATGTGCCACTCTTCCTGTCCCTCGG GCCAATATTTACACACCAATGGAAATTGTTATCCCCAGACTAGTTTAAAGTGTCTCGATG gatattttttaaatactgaTGGCCAGTGCTACAGGACTAATCCTCTTCCTTGTCCTTTTGagacaaccacaacaacaacagaacccaccacaacaacaacagaacccaccaccaccaccacaacaacagaacccaccaccaccaccaccaccacaacaactgaacccaccaccaccaccacaactACTGAGCTTCCCGTCCTTCCACCTTCTGAAATTGTTCAATGCCCTCCGGGCTCAATATTATATGAAAGGGAATGCCGGAAAATAGTTTGTGCCGAGGGAGAAAATTACCAGGGACGATGCATTTCGCCCGTCTGTCCGCCGGGAACCGTGTGGCGCGGAGGGCGCTGCCAGGAGCCAGGATATTTGACGACCATCCTGGAGATCGACAACGTCATTCACAACCAACACGAGTATAATGTCGTCACCGAGAATATTAATCGGGTGGACTACGTCACACAACCTCCTTACCAGCCGGACGAGGATAATAGTATCGAATATCCACcagaaaatattgttaaatCTACAACCACGTCAAGGCCATGGGTTTATCCCTCGATTGTAACCACCACGGAGAAATCGAGTTCGGGTGAGGCCTTTCCGGGTCGAATTCCGCCGCCAGGCTGTTGTTTGGTTATGAGCCCACGCGTCTGCATCGATTACACTCCCAACTGGGTTTGTTCCAGTCGCCCCCTGAAGCTGTGCGACCCGAGAGTTTGCCAGACCCCGTGGGTGTATCTGAAGCCGCCGACGACAGTACAGTCCACAAAGAATGGTAGAAAAATGGTCGTCATGCCACCCAATCCGCCTATACGGGGATGCAGTACTCCGGAATGCAAAGAAAGTG aaattttggaTTGCTCTGGATGTAATGACAATGTCCTAGAGAAGTGCTCCCGGGGATGCTACAATTACTACTGTCCTAGTGGAACTTGTGGATTTATGAACTCTGAAACATACTGCGGCTACTATCCAGGTGGATTTGGCTGCAACGAGGACGATGGATGTATCTGGGATTGGTGCAAGGAGAAGTGCTACTAA
- the LOC6500614 gene encoding ras-associated and pleckstrin homology domains-containing protein 1-like has translation MGSIIADNLQHLIAISNKVVAAAAWIVPGPGPSKDPSGSVSIGMSNRKVLPWMLPRQMLQLLLLPLICSQLPGVIADPSPCPPGQYYVNGECAATNSANNTVACPNAPLPPTIVSPVTPPPCPNAPLPPTMVAPATPPPCPNAPMAPSVVPPAAPPLQPAPLLPPYYPTCITNCQTACTGAYPGLCPSPCFSNSSPTNCPPSYPSSCPNNCPTNCPSNPSACPNNCPSNCPNTCGNNNNNCNGNNNCNNNCQNRTPPTVVDPTPPTNPTYPTPCPVYPTPPTPNPIYPTPPTNPICPTPPTNPIYPTPPTNPICPTPPTYPTYPIPPTYPTYPTPTTPPTYPTYPTPTTSPTRNPNPTPPNYPPPADTTSLRPSTYPPPPPTPTTTEPPTYAPPAITRCPDGTILIRGRCRLIYCGGYGVYKDGQCVRPRCPAGYVWTENRCSKPQPNELGTIHLTSTIYQQGDDHPKLVTNNVNNLKVNASIAIQGQASEEELEVLVEVPPPPQPPTGPCCNVVTPRICSTPADQSAARYKCYSRSHQQCGSFCSASRVVLVPAMVTTWQMPNAQLITMPPTWGAQGCQFSGGSCQPPQNHYDCSGCAAGDFATCSSYCYSYKCPSHNCVYYDQAQFCAQYPDQIGCRVEDGWGL, from the exons ATGGGAAGCATAATTGCTGATAACCTTCAGCACCTGATCGCGATAAGCAACAAGGTcgtcgcagcagcagcatggATTGTTCCTGGACCTGGACCCTCCAAAGATCCGTCGGGTTCAGTTTCGATCGGAATGTCTAATCGGAAAGTGCTGCCTTGGATGCTGCCGCGGCAGATGTTGCAGCTTCTGCTGTTGCCGCTAATCTGTTCCCAGCTGCCGGGTGTTATCGCCGATCCAAGTCCCTGCCCGCCGG GTCAATACTATGTGAATGGCGAATGCGCTGCTACGAATTCTGCGAATAATACGGTAGCCTGCCCGAATGCTCCTCTGCCGCCAACAATTGTTTCCCCGGTAACTCCCCCACCATGCCCCAATGCACCTCTGCCGCCCACGATGGTTGCGCCGGCAACCCCGCCGCCTTGCCCGAACGCTCCAATGGCGCCCAGTGTCGTGCCACCAGCTGCACCACCGCTTCAACCCGCTCCACTTTTACCACCCTACTATCCCACGTGTATCACCAACTGTCAGACTGCTTGTACGGGTGCTTATCCCGGTCTTTGTCCTAGTCCTTGCTTCTCCAACTCCAGTCCCACCAACTGCCCTCCTTCCTATCCATCCTCCTGTCCCAATAATTGTCCCACAAACTGTCCTTCCAATCCATCAGCCTGTCCCAATAATTGTCCCTCCAACTGTCCTAATACATGtggaaacaacaacaacaattgcaatggaaataacaactgcaacaacaactgccAAAATCGAACCCCACCCACTGTTGTTGACCCAACACCCCCTACTAATCCAACCTATCCTACCCCTTGTCCCGTTTATCCCACTCCTCCTACCCCTAATCCGATCTATCCCACTCCACCCACTAATCCGATCTGTCCCACCCCACCCACTAATCCGATCTACCCCACTCCACCCACTAATCCGATCTGTCCCACCCCACCCACATATCCCACCTACCCCATTCCACCCACATACCCCACTTACCCCACTCCAACCACTCCACCCACATATCCCACCTACCCCACTCCAACCACTTCTCCCACTCGTAATCCTAATCCCACTCCACCTAATTATCCACCTCCGGCGGACACCACCTCCTTAAGACCTTCCACCTACCCTCCACCGCCGCCAACGCCAACCACAACCGAACCACCTACCTATGCTCCTCCTGCCATCACCCGTTGTCCGGACGGAACAATCCTTATAAGGGGCAGGTGTCGACTAATCTACTGCGGAGGCTATGGAGTCTATAAGGACGGTCAGTGCGTGCGACCCCGATGCCCGGCAGGATATGTCTGGACAGAGAACCGATGCTCCAAGCCCCAGCCTAATGAACTGGGAACTATCCACCTGACCAGCACCATCTACCAACAGGGTGACGATCACCCGAAGCTGGTCACCAACAATGTGAACAACTTGAAGGTCAACGCATCCATCGCCATCCAAGGACAGGCCTCCGAGGAGGAGCTGGAAGTGCTGGTGGAAGTACCGCCACCCCCGCAGCCCCCTACAGGACCCTGCTGCAACGTGGTCACACCCAGGATTTGCTCCACTCCGGCAGATCAAAGCGCCGCCAGATATAAGTGCTACAGCAGGAGCCACCAGCAATGCGGCTCCTTTTGCAGTGCCAGTCGAGTGGTTCTAGTCCCGGCCATGGTCACCACCTGGCAGATGCCGAATGCCCAGCTAATAACCATGCCACCCACCTGGGGGGCTCAGGGATGTCAGTTCTCCGGAGGATCATGCCAACCACCTCAAA aCCATTACGATTGCAGCGGCTGTGCAGCTGGGGACTTTGCCACCTGCTCCTCCTACTGCTACTCCTACAAGTGTCCCAGCCACAACTGTGTTTACTACGACCAGGCCCAGTTCTGCGCCCAGTATCCTGACCAGATCGGCTGCCGTGTCGAAGATGGATGGGGCCTGTAG
- the LOC116655271 gene encoding mucin-2-like has product MLFQSSKWALFSWLIVLAQHGGQADILDPVCPSGYRYIDGMCHSSCPSGQYLHTNGNCYPQTSLKCLDGYFLNTDGQCYRTNPLPCPFETTTTTTEPTTTTTEPTTTTTTTTTEPTTTTTTTELPVLPPSEIVQCPPGSILYERECRKIVCAEGENYQGRCISPVCPPGTVWRGGRCQEPGYLTTILEIDNVIHNQHEYNVVTENINRVDYVTQPPYQPDEDNSIEYPPENIVKSTTTSRPWVYPSIVTTTEKSSSGEAFPGRIPPPGCCLVMSPRVCIDYTPNWVCSSRPLKLCDPRVCQTPWVYLKPPTTVQSTKNGRKMVVMPPNSPIRGCSTPECKESEILDCSGCNDNVLEKCSRGCYNYYCPSGTCGFMNSETYCGYYPGGFGCNEDDGCIWDWCKEKCY; this is encoded by the exons ATGTTGTTCCAATCTTCGAAGTGGGCTCTCTTTTCGTGGCTAATCGTTCTAGCCCAGCACGGTGGCCAGGCTGATATATTG GACCCGGTCTGTCCTTCGGGTTATAGGTACATCGACGGCATGTGCCACTCTTCCTGTCCCTCGG GCCAATATTTACACACCAATGGAAATTGTTATCCCCAGACTAGTTTAAAGTGTCTCGATG gatattttttaaatactgaTGGCCAGTGCTACAGGACTAATCCTCTTCCTTGTCCTTTTGagacaaccacaacaacaacagaacccaccacaacaacaacagaacccaccaccaccaccaccaccacaacaactgaacccaccaccaccaccacaactACTGAGCTTCCCGTCCTTCCACCTTCTGAAATTGTTCAATGCCCTCCGGGCTCAATATTATATGAAAGGGAATGCCGGAAAATAGTTTGTGCCGAGGGAGAAAATTACCAGGGACGATGCATTTCGCCCGTCTGTCCGCCGGGAACCGTGTGGCGCGGAGGGCGCTGCCAGGAGCCAGGATATTTGACGACCATCCTGGAGATCGACAACGTCATTCACAACCAACACGAGTATAATGTCGTCACCGAGAATATTAATCGGGTGGACTACGTCACACAACCTCCTTACCAGCCGGACGAGGATAATAGTATCGAATATCCACcagaaaatattgttaaatCTACAACCACGTCAAGGCCATGGGTTTATCCCTCGATTGTAACCACCACGGAGAAATCGAGTTCGGGTGAGGCCTTTCCGGGTCGAATTCCGCCGCCAGGCTGTTGTTTGGTTATGAGCCCACGCGTCTGCATCGATTACACTCCCAACTGGGTTTGTTCCAGTCGCCCCCTGAAGCTGTGCGACCCGAGAGTTTGCCAGACCCCGTGGGTGTATCTGAAGCCGCCGACGACAGTACAGTCCACAAAGAATGGTAGAAAAATGGTCGTCATGCCACCCAATTCGCCTATACGGGGATGCAGTACTCCGGAATGCAAAGAAAGTG aaattttggaTTGCTCTGGATGTAATGACAATGTCCTAGAGAAGTGCTCCCGGGGATGCTACAATTACTACTGTCCTAGTGGAACTTGTGGATTTATGAACTCTGAAACATACTGCGGCTACTATCCAGGTGGATTTGGCTGCAACGAGGACGATGGATGTATCTGGGATTGGTGCAAGGAGAAGTGCTACTAA
- the LOC116655268 gene encoding vegetative cell wall protein gp1-like, whose protein sequence is MSNRKVLPWMLPRQMLQLLLLPLICSQLPGVIADPSPCPPGQYYVNGECAATNSANNTVACPNAPLPPTIVSPVTPPPCPNAPLPPTMVAPATPPPCPNAPMAPSVVPPAAPPLQPAPLLPPYYPTCITNCQTACTGAYPGLCPSPCFSNSSPTNCPPSYPSSCPNNCPTNCPSNPSACPNNCPSNCPNTCGNNNNNCNGNNNCNNNCQNPTPPTVVDPTPPTNPTYPTPCPVYPTPPTPNPIYPTPPTNPICPTPPTNPICPTPPTYPTYPIPPTYPTYPTPTTPHTYPTYPTTTTSPTPNPYPTPPHYAPPADTTSPKPPTYPPPPPTPTTTEPPTYAPPAITRCPDGTILIRGRCRLIYCGGYGVYKDGQCVRPRCPAGYVWTENRCSKPQPNELGTIHLTSTIYQQGDDHPKLVTNNVNNLKVNASIAIQGQASEEELEVLVEVPPPLQPPAGPCCNVVTPRICSTPADQSAARYKCYSRSHQQCGSFCSASRVVLVPATVTTWQMPNAQLITMPPTWGAQGCQFSGGSCQPPQNHYDCSGCAAGDFATCSSYCYSYKCPSHNCVYYDQAQFCAQYPDQIGCRVEDGWGL, encoded by the exons ATGTCTAATCGGAAAGTGCTGCCTTGGATGCTGCCGCGGCAGATGTTGCAGCTTTTGCTGTTGCCGCTAATCTGTTCCCAGCTGCCGGGTGTTATCGCCGATCCAAGTCCCTGCCCGCCGG GTCAATACTATGTGAATGGCGAATGCGCTGCTACGAATTCTGCGAATAATACGGTAGCCTGCCCGAATGCTCCTCTGCCGCCAACAATTGTTTCCCCGGTAACTCCCCCACCATGCCCCAATGCACCTCTGCCGCCCACGATGGTTGCGCCGGCAACCCCGCCGCCTTGCCCGAACGCTCCAATGGCGCCCAGTGTCGTGCCACCAGCTGCACCACCGCTTCAACCCGCTCCACTTTTACCACCCTACTATCCCACGTGTATCACCAACTGTCAGACTGCTTGTACGGGTGCTTATCCCGGTCTTTGTCCTAGTCCTTGCTTCTCCAACTCCAGTCCCACCAACTGCCCTCCTTCCTATCCATCCTCCTGTCCCAATAATTGTCCCACAAACTGTCCTTCCAATCCATCAGCCTGTCCCAATAATTGTCCCTCCAACTGTCCTAATACATGtggaaacaacaacaacaattgcaatggaaataacaactgcaacaacaactgccAAAATCCTACCCCACCCACTGTTGTTGACCCAACACCCCCTACTAATCCAACCTATCCTACCCCTTGTCCCGTTTATCCCACTCCTCCTACCCCTAATCCGATCTATCCCACTCCACCCACTAATCCGATCTGTCCCACCCCACCCACTAATCCGATCTGTCCCACCCCACCCACATATCCCACCTACCCCATTCCACCCACATATCCCACTTACCCCACTCCAACCACTCCACACACATATCCCACCTACCCCACTACAACCACTTCTCCCACTCCTAATCCTTATCCCACTCCACCTCATTATGCTCCTCCGGCGGACACCACCTCTCCAAAACCTCCCACCTACCCTCCACCGCCGCCAACGCCAACCACAACCGAACCACCTACCTATGCTCCTCCTGCCATCACCCGTTGTCCGGACGGAACAATCCTTATAAGGGGCAGGTGTCGACTAATCTACTGCGGAGGCTATGGAGTCTATAAGGACGGTCAGTGCGTGCGACCCCGATGCCCGGCAGGATATGTCTGGACAGAGAACCGATGCTCCAAGCCCCAGCCTAATGAACTGGGAACTATCCACCTGACCAGCACCATCTACCAACAGGGTGACGATCACCCGAAGCTGGTCACCAACAATGTGAACAACTTGAAGGTCAACGCATCCATCGCCATCCAAGGACAGGCCTCCGAGGAGGAGCTGGAAGTGCTGGTGGAAGTACCGCCTCCCCTGCAGCCCCCTGCAGGACCCTGCTGCAACGTGGTCACGCCCAGGATTTGCTCCACTCCGGCAGATCAAAGCGCCGCCAGATATAAGTGCTACAGCAGGAGCCACCAGCAATGCGGCTCCTTTTGCAGTGCCAGTCGAGTGGTTCTAGTCCCGGCCACGGTCACCACCTGGCAGATGCCGAATGCCCAGCTAATAACCATGCCACCCACCTGGGGGGCTCAGGGATGTCAGTTCTCCGGAGGATCATGCCAACCACCTCAAA aCCATTACGATTGCAGCGGCTGTGCAGCTGGGGACTTTGCCACCTGTTCCTCCTACTGCTACTCCTACAAGTGTCCCAGCCACAACTGTGTTTACTACGACCAGGCCCAGTTCTGCGCCCAGTATCCTGACCAGATCGGCTGCCGTGTCGAAGATGGATGGGGCCTGTAG
- the LOC116655284 gene encoding mucin-2-like: MLFQSSKWALFSWLIVLAQHGGQADILDPVCPSGYRYIDGMCHSSCPSGQYLHTNGNCYPQTSLKCLDGYFLNTDGQCYRTNPLPCPFETTTTTTEPTTTTTEPTTTTTTTEPTTTTTTTTTEPTTTTTTTELPVLPPSEIVQCPPGSILYERECRKIVCAEGENYQGRCISPVCPPGTVWRGGRCQEPGYLTTILEIDNVIHNQHEYNVVTENINRVDYVTQPPYQPDEDNSIEYPPENIVKSTTTSRPWVYPSIVTTTEKSSSGEAFPGRIPPPGCCLVMSPRVCIDYTPNWVCSSRPLKLCDPRVCQTPWVYLKPPTTVQSTKNGRKMVVMPPNPPIRGCSTPECKESEILDCSGCNDNVLEKCSRGCYNYYCPSGTCGFMNSETYCGYYPGGFGCNEDDGCIWDWCKEKCY, translated from the exons ATGTTGTTCCAATCATCGAAGTGGGCTCTCTTTTCGTGGCTAATCGTTCTAGCCCAGCACGGTGGCCAGGCTGATATATTG GACCCGGTCTGTCCTTCGGGTTATAGGTACATCGACGGCATGTGCCACTCTTCCTGTCCCTCGG GCCAATATTTACACACCAATGGAAATTGTTATCCCCAGACTAGTTTAAAGTGTCTCGATG gatattttttaaatactgaTGGCCAGTGCTACAGGACTAATCCTCTTCCTTGTCCTTTTGagacaaccacaacaacaacagaacccaccacaacaacaacagaacccaccacaaccacaacaacaacagaacccaccaccaccaccaccaccacaacaactgaacccaccaccaccaccacaactACTGAGCTTCCCGTCCTTCCACCTTCTGAAATTGTTCAATGCCCTCCGGGCTCAATATTATATGAAAGGGAATGCCGGAAAATAGTTTGTGCCGAGGGAGAAAATTACCAGGGACGATGCATTTCGCCCGTCTGTCCGCCGGGAACCGTGTGGCGCGGAGGGCGCTGCCAGGAGCCAGGATATTTGACAACCATCCTGGAGATCGACAACGTCATTCACAACCAACACGAGTATAATGTCGTCACCGAGAATATTAATCGGGTGGACTACGTCACACAACCTCCTTACCAGCCGGACGAGGATAATAGTATCGAATATCCACcagaaaatattgttaaatCTACAACCACGTCAAGGCCATGGGTTTATCCCTCGATTGTAACCACCACGGAGAAATCGAGTTCGGGTGAGGCCTTTCCGGGTCGAATTCCGCCGCCAGGCTGTTGTTTGGTTATGAGCCCACGCGTCTGCATCGATTACACTCCCAACTGGGTTTGTTCCAGTCGCCCCCTGAAGCTGTGCGACCCGAGAGTTTGCCAGACCCCGTGGGTGTATCTGAAGCCGCCGACGACAGTACAGTCCACAAAGAATGGTAGAAAAATGGTCGTCATGCCACCCAATCCGCCTATACGGGGATGCAGTACTCCGGAATGCAAAGAAAGTG aaattttggaTTGCTCTGGATGTAATGACAATGTCCTAGAGAAGTGCTCCCGGGGATGCTACAATTACTACTGTCCTAGTGGAACTTGTGGATTTATGAACTCTGAAACATACTGCGGCTACTATCCAGGTGGATTTGGCTGCAACGAGGACGATGGATGTATCTGGGATTGGTGCAAGGAGAAGTGCTACTAA
- the LOC116655282 gene encoding vegetative cell wall protein gp1-like, giving the protein MSNRKVLPWMLPRQMLQLLLLPLICSQLPGVIADPSPCPPGQYYVNGECAATNSANNTVACPNAPLPPTIVSPVTPPPCPNAPLPPTMVAPATPPPCPNAPMAPSVVPPAAPPLQPAPLLPPYYPTCITNCQTACTGAYPGLCPSPCFSNSSPTNCPPSYPSSCPNNCPTNCPSNPSACPNNCPSNCPNTCGNNNNNCNGNNNCNNNCQNRTPPTVVDPTPPTNPTYPTPCPVYPTPPTPNPIYPTPPTNPICPTPPTNPIYPTPPTNPICPTPPTYPTYPIPPTYPTYPTPTTPPTYPTYPTPTTSPTRNPNPTPPNYPPPADTTSLRPSTYPPPPPTPTTTEPPTYAPPAITRCPDGTILIKGRCRLIYCGGYGVYKDGQCVRPRCPAGYVWTENRCSKPQPNELGTIHLTSTIYQQGDDHPKLVTNNVNNLKVNASIAIQGQASEEELEVLVEVPPPPQPPTGPCCNVVTPRICSTPADQSAARYKCYSRSHQQCGSFCSASRVVLVPATVTTWQMPNAQLITMPPTWGAQGCQFSGGSCQPPQNHYDCSGCAAGDFATCSSYCYSYKCPSHNCVYYDQAQFCAQYPDQIGCRVEDGWGL; this is encoded by the exons ATGTCTAATCGGAAAGTGCTGCCTTGGATGCTGCCGCGGCAGATGTTGCAGCTTCTGCTGTTGCCGCTAATCTGTTCCCAGCTGCCGGGTGTTATCGCCGATCCAAGTCCCTGCCCGCCGG GTCAATACTATGTGAATGGCGAATGCGCTGCTACGAATTCTGCGAATAATACGGTAGCCTGCCCGAATGCTCCTCTGCCGCCAACAATTGTTTCCCCGGTAACTCCCCCACCATGCCCCAATGCACCTCTGCCGCCCACGATGGTTGCGCCGGCAACCCCGCCGCCTTGCCCGAACGCTCCAATGGCGCCCAGTGTCGTGCCACCAGCTGCACCACCGCTTCAACCCGCTCCACTTTTACCACCCTACTATCCCACGTGTATCACCAACTGTCAGACTGCTTGTACGGGTGCTTATCCCGGTCTTTGTCCTAGTCCTTGCTTCTCCAACTCCAGTCCCACCAACTGCCCTCCTTCCTATCCATCCTCCTGTCCCAATAATTGTCCCACAAACTGTCCTTCCAATCCATCAGCCTGTCCCAATAATTGTCCCTCCAACTGTCCTAATACATGtggaaacaacaacaacaattgcaatggaaataacaactgcaacaacaactgccAAAATCGTACCCCACCCACTGTTGTTGACCCAACACCCCCTACTAATCCAACCTATCCTACCCCTTGTCCCGTTTATCCCACTCCTCCTACCCCTAATCCGATCTATCCCACTCCACCCACTAATCCGATCTGTCCCACCCCACCCACTAATCCGATCTACCCCACTCCACCCACTAATCCGATCTGTCCCACCCCACCCACATATCCCACCTACCCCATTCCACCCACATACCCCACTTACCCCACTCCAACCACTCCACCCACATATCCCACCTACCCCACTCCAACCACTTCTCCCACTCGTAATCCTAATCCCACTCCACCTAATTATCCACCTCCGGCGGACACCACCTCCTTAAGACCTTCCACCTACCCTCCACCCCCGCCAACGCCAACCACAACCGAACCACCTACCTATGCTCCTCCTGCCATCACCCGTTGTCCGGACGGAACAATCCTCATTAAGGGCAGGTGTCGACTAATCTACTGCGGAGGCTATGGAGTCTATAAGGACGGTCAGTGCGTGCGACCCCGATGCCCGGCAGGATATGTCTGGACAGAGAACCGATGCTCCAAGCCCCAGCCTAATGAACTGGGAACTATCCACCTGACCAGCACCATCTACCAACAGGGTGACGATCACCCGAAGCTGGTCACCAACAATGTGAACAACTTGAAGGTCAACGCATCCATCGCCATCCAAGGACAGGCCTCCGAGGAGGAGCTGGAAGTGCTGGTGGAAGTACCGCCACCCCCGCAGCCCCCTACAGGACCCTGCTGCAACGTGGTCACACCCAGGATTTGCTCCACTCCGGCAGATCAAAGCGCCGCCAGATATAAGTGCTACAGCAGGAGCCACCAGCAATGCGGCTCCTTTTGCAGTGCCAGTCGAGTGGTTCTAGTCCCGGCCACGGTCACCACCTGGCAGATGCCGAATGCCCAGCTAATAACCATGCCACCCACCTGGGGGGCTCAGGGATGTCAGTTCTCCGGAGGATCATGCCAACCACCTCAAA aCCATTACGATTGCAGCGGCTGTGCAGCTGGGGACTTTGCCACCTGTTCCTCCTACTGCTACTCCTACAAGTGTCCCAGCCACAACTGTGTTTACTACGACCAGGCCCAGTTCTGCGCCCAGTATCCTGACCAGATCGGCTGCCGTGTCGAAGATGGATGGGGCCTGTAG
- the LOC116655290 gene encoding mucin-2-like, protein MLFQSSKWALFSWLIVLAQHGGQADILDPVCPSGYRYIDGMCHSSCPSGQYLHTNGNCYPQTSLKCLDGYFLNTDGQCYRTNPLPCPFETTTTTTEPTTTTTEPTTTTTTTEPTTTTTTTTTEPTTTTTTTELPVLPPSEIVQCPPGSILYERECRKIVCAEGENYQGRCISPVCPPGTVWRGGRCQEPGYLTTILEIDNVIHNQHEYNVVTENINRVDYVTQPPYQPDEDNSIEYPPENIVKSTTTSRPWVYPSIVTTTEKSSSGEAFPGRIPPPGCCLVMSPRVCIDYTPNWVCSSRPLKLCDPRVCQTPWVYLKPPTTVQSTKNGRKMVVMPPNPPIRGCSTPECKESEILDCSGCNDNVLEKCSRGCYNYYCPSGTCGFMNSETYCGYYPGGFGCNEDDGCIWDWCKEKCY, encoded by the exons GACCCGGTCTGTCCTTCGGGTTATAGGTACATCGACGGCATGTGCCACTCTTCCTGTCCCTCGG GCCAATATTTACACACCAATGGAAATTGTTATCCCCAGACTAGTTTAAAGTGTCTCGATG gatattttttaaatactgaTGGCCAGTGCTACAGGACTAATCCTCTTCCTTGTCCTTTTGagacaaccacaacaacaacagaacccaccacaacaacaacagaacccaccacaaccacaacaacaacagaacccaccaccaccaccaccaccacaacaactgaacccaccaccaccaccacaactACTGAGCTTCCCGTCCTTCCACCTTCTGAAATTGTTCAATGCCCTCCGGGCTCAATATTATATGAAAGGGAATGCCGGAAAATAGTTTGTGCCGAGGGAGAAAATTACCAGGGACGATGCATTTCGCCCGTCTGTCCGCCGGGAACCGTGTGGCGCGGAGGGCGCTGCCAGGAGCCAGGATATTTGACAACCATCCTGGAGATCGACAACGTCATTCACAACCAACACGAGTATAATGTCGTCACCGAGAATATTAATCGGGTGGACTACGTCACACAACCTCCTTACCAGCCGGACGAGGATAATAGTATCGAATATCCACcagaaaatattgttaaatCTACAACCACGTCAAGGCCATGGGTTTATCCCTCGATTGTAACCACCACGGAGAAATCGAGTTCGGGTGAGGCCTTTCCGGGTCGAATTCCGCCGCCAGGCTGTTGTTTGGTTATGAGCCCACGCGTCTGCATCGATTACACTCCCAACTGGGTTTGTTCCAGTCGCCCCCTGAAGCTGTGCGACCCGAGAGTTTGCCAGACCCCGTGGGTGTATCTGAAGCCGCCGACGACAGTACAGTCCACAAAGAATGGTAGAAAAATGGTCGTCATGCCACCCAATCCGCCTATACGGGGATGCAGTACTCCGGAATGCAAAGAAAGTG aaattttggaTTGCTCTGGATGTAATGACAATGTCCTAGAGAAGTGCTCCCGGGGATGCTACAATTACTACTGTCCTAGTGGAACTTGTGGATTTATGAACTCTGAAACATACTGCGGCTACTATCCAGGTGGATTTGGCTGCAACGAGGACGATGGATGTATCTGGGATTGGTGCAAGGAGAAGTGCTACTAA